The Arachis ipaensis cultivar K30076 chromosome B07, Araip1.1, whole genome shotgun sequence genome includes a window with the following:
- the LOC107607299 gene encoding uncharacterized protein LOC107607299 has protein sequence MTNKLAFEALDRTFCDLMSSNVASARDIPFGGKVIVLGGDFRQVLPVILKGTRAEIEDEIIVDIPSDLLVPPTDNPIQDIVSAIYSNIHDNYGNVSYFQERAILAPTVDIVQQINDFVVDSFPGSEKVYLSFDSICRSDCQYGIDTDWLTTEFLNQITCSGIPKHALKLKKGVPIILLWNIDQANGFCNETRLIVQDLGENIIGAEIVSESNIGGKVFIPRMNLIPSDPGIPFKFQRNSFQLVFVLQ, from the exons ATGACGAACAAGTTGGCATTTGAAGCACTTGATAGAACTTTTTGTGACCTAATGAGTTCGAATGTTGCTTCGGCTCGTGATATTCCATTTGGTGGGAAAGTTATTGTTCTTGGTGGTGATTTTAGACAAGTGTTGCCAGTTATTCTGAAAGGAACTCGTGCTGAAATA GAggatgaaataattgttgatatTCCAAGTGATTTACTTGTTCCTCCAACTGACAATCCTATTCAGGATATTGTTTCAGCTATATATTCAAATATTCATGATAACTATGGTAATGTTTCTTATTTTCAAGAACGTGCTATACTTGCTCCTACTGTTGATATTGTGCAACAGATAAATGACTTTGTTGTTGACAGTTTTCCTGGGTCTGAGAAGGTTTATTTGAGTTTTGACTCTATTTGTCGAAGTGATTGTCAATATGGGATTGACACTGATTGGTTGACAACTGAGTTTTTGAACCAGATTACATGTTCTGGGATACCAAAACATGCTCTTAAACTGAAGAAAGGTGTTCCCATTATTTTGTTATGGAACATAGATCAAGCAAATGGATTCTGTAATGAAACTCGACTCATTGTTCAAGATCTTGGAGAGAACATTATTGGTGCTGAAATTGTGTCCGAAAGTAACATTGGTGGCAAAGTTTTTATTCCTCGGATGAATTTAATACCCAGTGATCCTGGAATCCCGTTTAAATTTCAGCGTAACAGTTTCCAGTTAGTCTTTGTTTTGCAATGA